Proteins from a single region of Oreochromis niloticus isolate F11D_XX linkage group LG7, O_niloticus_UMD_NMBU, whole genome shotgun sequence:
- the phrf1 gene encoding PHD and RING finger domain-containing protein 1 isoform X2, which yields MDEDDSQDELINCSTSHSRGKRAALWAISDDSDDSDVESEEGESESGDEEKDGQVNGDEEEGEEEEEGNEEEDDLEEEEDAQPEDGAFGGMSADLAVMSSDEDAEKCPICLNSLNSQPVATPENCEHYFCFDCILEWAKNANSCPVDRMAFNSIYLRKCYGGKVKKMITVQKPVKEGQEETVNLDLEQTNCEVCGGSDREDRLLLCDGCDAGYHMECLTPPLDSVPVEEWFCPECEANNRNSRGSAEELSDADSLPSTARPATSRSRARASGPTRAIARTQQSERVRANVNRHRITQARTSQLAPTYLMQSTWLDETINAVVAGLNTAVYIRDLTPRLASSRKRKTGKHKKVKSRKTSAKNGKVPSTGVKRRKRKARRNKSRKRMMMKKVATPRSRIANSLGIVKDKKSSSLPTVYRPSDHTLSNMRADIGAASLSIYGDPFDLDPFVDREEDEQQAHVSSLLEAKRRGISCSALRSHQPVARPITASLSRRGMDAHPSGGVVEAAPVPDLLGSILSGQSMLLMDSSDVVINRDGSLKATKPMMPSSLIPGSRKSSSSGDANSPGMSGGLGDTSLSVHYDRDQPGPSCASVSTPLSQSSTRLPPLAASSTSHIQTPLHSDLRGHPGLHPPRPNRPTPSNHRVSNGFGVHRKGLSSVCPTAESSSKSKGMIPSQSQPKKAPTKPMWVDVSELPRIPKIKRESSGMTNDGTSQDGSHKVSGSRGRGSSSTPNGNGYGMPETGMNNLSGDKGRQQSVDRQRGQADGQAPRHRPDGGSSSSAFSNSFSSSSSTGCPAGQPRYASSSSSSSSSSSVSFRINSSGNPWQSRRLGIASSSSSVGAFQEHWRKKDDEARKRQLDRDKQMLLASRSLGSKEQDNIYDPFNPTLSESSSSGDETEGTSPDGTSQYVTLDRKPPSLSNKETIMQNEQDLVQVKTETSEIEVTQEGPGIAQESTSGARLLEDNVKVENESRLSGIKTEEQTVSLDKVKKEPCENAGESEIHGDRFFNSETTDTTPPADQTLDLVKTGRETREAKSGQRAGTPSRSLSKDKEDSSVDNSTTVKRKQKEETKSHVMSCSKSPSRDLDYKKKSSKALKEQPSSGSETDRGRRGDQLGSGHVTKQKEIDREEKERISRRSRSRERNRAHSSSDSSQPNSLDRTHRKRRRSRSRSKDERRRRRSRSASSSSSRDRLMRKKHKRRSKERSDDKERDHERRRVSKDKRRGRSRSKSQSNSRSRSRTRSRSRDRKHGRSESRSRSRERRREHSKHSSLSSRDKVESRSKEKRRNRSRSSSREKRKEERSSKSSHQTSLSSSKDAKRLQDKKKEKDVSQSYSKDEKVEAKVNKKEGPSCSFTSKVKKPDKVLSAESQSTTTEITKEAKGKKDIKKEKQASVDMFEDDPISILIKKEETDTCSLAVSKEDIEVPVKTETCEIPIVKSEPVSVSSLAPDTSFSMLTPPVADESHQDTVSETQPLAVAKHQNTELTVPVKLEVQQPSDSDDDFNIDVMLDSLDYVKSEHTESSGAAVIQEKEVVEGKNEVQQISTIAGAKTSKTQVKRVTWNIQEPEGPQPEKSASKLALYKLKLKQEGARRPSLTVQASSQDITAAVSDPSKKCADGLLSTSSKSDGLHSGELSATAQGESEEGDISRKDKYLKKLHMQERAIEEVKLAIKPFYQRRDINKDEYKEILRKAVQKVCHSKSGEINPVKVGNLVKAYVDKYKHARKHKKGDDLGKAPDSQTEATKTSDSPR from the exons aATGCAAACTCGTGTCCTGTCGACCGTATGGCCTTTAACAGTATATACCTTAGGAAATGTTATGGaggcaaagtgaaaaaaatg ATAACTGTACAAAAGCCTGTGAAGGAAGGGCAAGAGGAAACAGTTAATTTGGACTTGGAGCAGACCAACTGTGAGGTTTGTGGGGGCAGTGACCGAGAGGACCGCCTGCTGCTATGTGATGGCTGTGATGCAGG ATATCACATGGAGTGCCTCACGCCGCCTCTTGACTCTGTTCCTGTAGAGGAATGGTTTTGTCCTGAGTGTGAAGCCAACAACCGTAACTCAA GAGGTTCAGCTGAGGAACTCAGTGATGCCGACAGCCTACCTTCTACTGCACGCCCTGCCACCAGTCGATCACGAGCCCGTGCTTCAGGCCCCACCAGAGCCATTGCCCGTACCCAGCAGAGTGAGAGGGTCCGAGCCAATGTCAACCGACATCGCATCACACAGGCACGCACGTCGCAG CTGGCCCCGACATATCTGATGCAGTCCACTTGGCTGGATGAAACGATTAATGCTGTGGTTGCTGGGCTCAACACAGCTGTATACATACGGGACTTAACACCTCGTTTGGCATCTAGCCGTAAACGCAAGACTG GAAAGCACAAAAAGGTAAAAAGTAGGAAGACATCTGCTAAAAATGGTAAAGTGCCTAGCACAGGAGTCAAGAGGAGGAAACGAAAAGCAAGGAGGAATAAATCTAGGAAAAGGATG ATGATGAAGAAGGTTGCCACTCCACGAAGCCGTATCGCTAATAGTCTTGGAATTGTAAAGGACAAGAAGAGCTCGTCGCTTCCAACAGTTTATAGGCCATCAGATCACACACTAAGCAATATGCGTGCTGACATAGGAGCTGCATCCCTCTCTATCTATGGAGACCCATTTGATTTGGATCCATTTGTGGATCG TGAGGAGGATGAACAGCAGGCTCATGTTTCATCGCTACTGGAGGCCAAGAGACGAGGGATCTCCTGCTCAGCGCTTCGCTCTCATCAGCCTGTGGCTCGACCAATCACTGCAAGCCTTTCCAG GAGGGGTATGGATGCCCACCCATCAGGAGGTGTTGTGGAGGCAGCTCCTGTGCCTGATCTGCTGGGCAGCATCCTATCAGGACAGAGCATGCTCTTGATGGACAGCTCTGATGTCGTCATTAATCGAGATGGTTCGCTTAAAGCTACCAAGCCAA TGATGCCATCTTCATTAATACCAGGCAGTAGAAAAAGCAGTAGCTCTGGAGATGCAAACAGCCCAGGGATGTCAGGAGGTCTAGGAGACACTTCTCTGTCTGTGCACTACGACAGAGATCAACCAGGGCCCTCCTGTGCCTCTGTGAGCACACCATTGTCCCAGAGCTCAACTCGGTTACCTCCTTTAGCAGCTTCTTCAACTAGCCACATACAAACACCTCTCCATTCTGATCTCAGAGGGCATCCAGGTTTGCATCCACCTCGTCCAAACAGACCCACACCCTCTAATCACCGGGTAAGCAATGGATTTGGAGTCCATAGGAAAGGCTTGTCATCTGTCTGTCCCACTGCAGAGTCCAGCTCCAAAAGCAAGGGAATGATCCCATCACAAAGCCAACCTAAAAAGGCACCTACAAAACCCATGTGGGTAGATGTGTCAGAACTTCCTAGAAtaccaaaaataaaaagggaaaGTAGTGGCATGACAAATGATGGCACTAGTCAAGATGGCAGTCATAAAGTTAGTGGCAGCAGGGGTCGGGGTAGTAGCTCTACCCCTAATGGTAATGGTTATGGCATGCCTGAAACAGGCATGAATAATCTTTCTGGGGACAAAGGAAGGCAGCAAAGTGTAGACCGGCAAAGGGGCCAGGCTGACGGTCAGGCCCCGAGGCACAGGCCTGATGGAGGTAGCTCATCTTCAGCTTTCTCTAATTCATTCTCGTCATCCTCGTCCACTGGGTGTCCCGCTGGCCAGCCACGATATGCCTCGTCAtcgtcatcgtcatcatcatcatcatcagtgagCTTCCGCATCAACTCTAGTGGGAACCCATGGCAATCAAGGCGGCTAGGCATTGCATCATCCTCTTCTAGTGTAGGTGCCTTCCAGGAACACTGGAGGAAAAAGGATGATGAAGCTAGAAAGAGACAATTGGACAGGGATAAACAAATGCTTTTGGCATCACGTAGTCTGGGTAGTAAGGAGCAAGATAATATATATGATCCCTTTAATCCTACTCTGTCAGAATCAAGCAGCTCAGGTGACGAAACAGAGGGGACAAGCCCAGATGGCACTTCTCAGTATGTCACACTTGACAGGAAGCCTCCTAGTCTAAGTAACAAAGAGACTATAATGCAAAACGAGCAGGACCTGGTACAGGTGAAGACTGAAACATCAGAGATTGAGGTCACACAGGAAGGACCAGGGATAGCTCAGGAATCCACATCTGGGGCCAGACTCTTGGAGGACAATGTAAAGGTTGAAAATGAATCAAGACTATCAGGCATAAAGACTGAAGAACAAACTGTATCACTTGACAAAGTTAAGAAAGAACCTTGTGAAAATGCAGGTGAATCTGAAATCCATGGTGACAGATTTTTTAATTCAGAGACGACAGACACTacaccacctgctgatcaaacTCTGGATCTTGTAAAGACTGGGAGAGAGACTCGAGAGGCAAAGAGTGGACAGCGTGCTGGAACTCCCAGCAGATCTCTCTCAAAGGATAAGGAAGATTCATCAGTGGATAACTCTACAACTGTCAAGAGGAAACAAAAGGAAGAAACTAAATCACATGTTATGTCATGCTCAAAGTCCCCATCAAGAGATTTGGACTATAAGAAGAAAAGCTCCAAAGCTTTGAAGGAGCAGCCCTCCAGTGGATCTGAGACAGACAGAGGCAGGAGAGGAGATCAGCTTGGTTCCGGACATGTCACAAAGCAGAAAGAAATAGACCGTGAGGAGAAAGAAAGGATTTCCAGGCGATCACGGTCTAGAGAGAGGAATAGGGCACACTCAAGCTCAGACAGTTCTCAACCCAATTCCCTTGATAGGACTCACAGAAAGAGACGGCGGTCCAGGTCACGATCAAAAGATGAAAGGAGAAGAAGGCGATCCAG GTCTGCTTCCAGCTCCAGCAGTAGAGACCGTTTAATGAGGAAGAAGCATAAACGAAGGAGCAAGGAGAGAAGTGATGACAAAGAGAGAGACCACGAAAGACGACGAGTTTCAAAAGACAAAAGACGTGGTCGGTCTCGCTCAAAATCCCAGTCCAATTCACGTTCCAGGTCCAGAACCCGATCTAGATCAAGGGACCGTAAGCATGGTCGGTCAGAATCCCGGTCCAGATccagggagaggaggagagaacaCAGCAAACATTCGTCTCTCTCTTCAAGAGACAAGGTGGAGTCACGATCtaaagagaagaggagaaacagGTCTAGATCCAGTTCaagagagaaaaggaaagaagaaagatCATCCAAAAGCTCACACCAAACTTCTCTTTCATCCTCCAAAGACGCAAAGAGGTTGCAAgacaagaaaaaagagaaagatgtTTCTCAAAGCTACAGTAAAGATGAAAAAGTTGAAGCCAAAGTGAATAAAAAGGAGGGTCCATCCTGTTCTTTCACCTCTAAAGTAAAAAAGCCGGACAAAGTCCTTAGTGCAGAGAGCCAGTCCACAACTACAGAAATTACAAAAGAAGCAAAGGGTAAAAAAGacattaagaaagaaaaacaggcatCGGTTGACATGTTTGAAGATGATCCTATTAGTATATTGATTAAGAAAGAGGAAACAGACACTTGTTCTTTGGCAGTAAGCAAAGAGGATATCGAAGTCCCCGTTAAGACTGAGACTTGCGAAATTCCCATTGTTAAATCAGAGCCAGTCTCTGTATCCAGCTTAGCCCCTGATACTTCCTTTTCTATGCTGACCCCGCCTGTTGCAGACGAAAGCCACCAGGACACAGTCTCTGAGACTCAGCCGTTGGCCGTGGCCAAACATCAAAACACTGAATTGACTGTCCCTGTAAAACTGGAAGTTCAGCAGCCTTCAGACTCTGATGATGACTTTAATATTGATGTGATGCTAGACAGCTTGGATTACGTGAAATCTGAGCACACAGAGAGTAGTGGTGCAGCTGTCATACAAGAGAAAGAAGTGGTGGAAGGGAAGAATGAGGTACAGCAGATATCAACAATAGCAGGAGCAAAAACATCCAAAACACAAGTGAAGCGTGTTACCTGGAATATACAGGAGCCCGAGGGTCCTCAACCAGAGAAGTCTGCGAGCA AGCTTGCTCTATATAAACTGAAGCTAAAGCAGGAAGGGGCTCGCAGACCTTCTTTGACAGTCCAGGCATCCAGTCAG GATATCACTGCAGCTGTTAGTGACCCCTCCAAGAAATGTGCTGATGGTCTTCTCAGTACTTCCTCTAAATCTGATGGTCTTCATTCTGGGGAGTTATCAGCCACTGCACAAGGAGAGTCAGAAGAAGGAGATATATCAAGGAAAGACAAG TATTTGAAAAAGCTGCACATGCAGGAGAGAGCGATAGAAGAAGTTAAGCTAGCTATCAAACCTTTCTACCAAAGGAGAGATATCAATAAGGATGAATACAAGGAGATTCTTCGCAAAGCCGTCCAGAAG GTGTGCCACAGCAAGAGTGGAGAAATCAACCCAGTGAAAGTTGGAAATCTGGTTAAGGCATATGTGGACAAATATAAACATGCTAGGAAACATAAAAAGGGAGACGATTTAGGAAAAGCCCCAGACTCCCAGACTGAAGCCACGAAAACCTCTGACAGTCCACGCTGA